GCTGAGCAGAGTCTTTTGATCCATCATGATGTTCTGTACCTGTGGGAAGAAATTCCGCAATTGAGACAAAACTAGAAACCCGTCCACGTCTATGCCCCCAAGCTATTCGCTGCGCGCTAAGGAGAGCCAAGTCCGCCTGAAGCCATTGATTCCCCCCTCAGCGACTCACCAATCGCCCCCACTTCGGTCACAATTCACACTCGCTAACTCAACAGCAACCGCCGTGCCGAATACTATTGACTGCGTCCTCTTTTGTTGTCCCCTGAGTTATTCGACTGCATGGATAGCCACTTCGGAACCTGACCTGTTTATATGGCTTTGCTCAACTCTTTTATCAGGCGGTTGATCTCAGCCATGGATTTTCGGTGATGTTCAGCCAGATGCTTGTGAGCTTCACGCGTTTTCTGGTGCAGGACATCAAATTCCTGATGCTCGGTGATTAGTGTCTTATGCTCAGAGTTTTCGCCGGTCGCCTCGTGTCGTGCGATCTCGTGCTCGTGATGTTGGACGTGCATCTCATGCCGATTGATTTCCAGGTAGTGATCTTCCAGGACGACATCGTGCTGAAGGATGTAAGCCTGCGCTTGCACAAGTACTGCGAGGGCCTTTTTATGCTCCGCTCTCCAAACGCCGATGTCGTCCAGCCAACTGGCATGTTCGCTCTGCGCCTGACGATGGTCCTGATGCATGGCGAGATGTTCTTGTTCGGTACTCATTACTTTTCTCCCTGGGATTGAAAGTATCGTTCACGGTACATAACACAAACCAGCCGTCACACTGTACGACGGCGTGTAACATTGAGAGTGATTGTGTTGCAGTTTCGTTAACCCTTGTTTTCTATCACTACGATAAGATCACCTCACGACAGAAACGAGTCGATTCCAGTGCGAATCACGCTGACACTGTTCTGCAATGTGGTCTGTTCTTGCTCGCTCAATTGTAACAGCAGCGCCGTGAAAATGCCATCACCGCCCAGCAGGTGCGGCAGCGACAGAGTGACGCCACCGAGGTGAGCATGTTCTGGACTCTGCGTACTTAACGGTCAGTATCACCCGATGGTCATTGACAATGGCTTTCACAATCCGTGCCAGTGCACAACCGATGTCGTAATAGGCGGTACCTTTGCCAGCGACCAGTCCGCTACCAACAATTCCGACCTTCATCACTCAACTCCCCGTTTCACATCCTGACCTCGATCAAAAGTCGGAGGTCGTACGTAGGCTTGGCGCCCTGCGTACCGGGCTGCATCACCCAAGTGCTCCTCGATCCGTAACAACTGGTTGTATTTCTCCACTCGTTCACCGCGAGCCGGCGCGCCGGACTTGAGGTGGCCAGCATCCATCGCAACCGTCAGGTCCGCGATGAAGCTGTCCACTGTTTCGCCGCTACGATGAGAAACGAAAGTCCCCCAGCCCTGATTCTGAGCCATTCGCACAGCGGTGATCGTCTCAGTCACGGTGCCGATTTGATTGAGCTTGATGAGCACTGCGTTGGCAATGTTCTCGTCAATGCCGCGCGCGATCAGCGTTGGATTGGTGCAGAAAATGTCATCTCCAACCAATTCGATTCGATCGCCCAATGCGGCATTGAGTTGTTTCCATCCTGGCCAATCGTCCTGCCCCATGCCGTCTTCCAGCAAGACGAGTGGGTAGGTTGTGGACAGTTTTTCGTAATAAGTCACCATCTCTTCCGGCTCCAGATGGCGTTGTTCGCGACGCGAGTGATGAGTCTCCTCGGAA
The sequence above is a segment of the Gimesia algae genome. Coding sequences within it:
- a CDS encoding Wadjet anti-phage system protein JetD domain-containing protein — its product is MDGFLVLSQLRNFFPQVQNIMMDQKTLLSHETEIVSRNGTMHPMPAT